One genomic segment of Coffea arabica cultivar ET-39 chromosome 6e, Coffea Arabica ET-39 HiFi, whole genome shotgun sequence includes these proteins:
- the LOC113697110 gene encoding calmodulin-like protein 3 translates to MWTAILLLVLLFVAGLISTNFNRKMFLAWFQSYCAKIRNPSSHAANSFDFLETKSGKKVDKRSGADNKKVQLRSIFATFDKNNDGYITEQELKDSLNNIGMGMTESDIADMVRKVDSNGDGLIDLEEFCESFDSLIGRGEMNEEEQERDANDDEDEEVSREDDLKEAFAVFDGNKDGLITVEELGLVLSSLGFKEGKKLEDCIEMIRKVDVDGDGMVNFDEFKRMMKAGHRLLPAS, encoded by the coding sequence atgtGGACTGCTATCTTGCTATTAGTGCTTCTTTTCGTTGCTGGTTTGATCAGTACAAACTTCAATAGAAAGATGTTTCTTGCATGGTTTCAATCTTATTGTGCCAAAATCAGAAACCCTTCTTCGCATGCAGCAAACAGCTTTGACTTTTTGGAGACAAAGTCTGGCAAGAAAGTGGATAAAAGAAGTGGTGCTGATAACAAGAAGGTTCAGCTAAGAAGTATTTTTGCTACTTTTGACAAGAACAATGATGGATACATCACAGAGCAAGAGCTAAAAGATTCACTTAACAATATTGGGATGGGCATGACTGAGAGTGATATTGCAGATATGGTTAGAAAGGTTGATTCGAATGGGGATGGATTGATTGATCTCGAAGAGTTCTGTGAGTCTTTTGATTCGTTGATCGGTAGAGGAGAAATGAACGAGGAAGAGCAGGAGAGAGACGCCAAtgatgatgaggatgaggagGTGAGTAGGGAGGATGATTTGAAGGAGGCTTTTGCTGTTTTTGATGGAAATAAAGATGGGTTGATAACGGTGGAAGAACTGGGGCTGGTCTTGTCCTCCTTGGGGTTTAAAGAGGGGAAGAAGTTGGAAGATTGTATAGAGATGATTAGAAAAGTAGACGTGGATGGAGATGGCATGGTTAATTTTGACGAGTTCAAGAGGATGATGAAAGCTGGTCATCGGCTTCTTCCAGCTTCCTGA